A DNA window from Bombus huntii isolate Logan2020A chromosome 10, iyBomHunt1.1, whole genome shotgun sequence contains the following coding sequences:
- the LOC126870737 gene encoding DNA-directed primase/polymerase protein-like isoform X2, with the protein MPSSILGPPDFWMKFDKQVDALNTASKESNDYNMLCTFVYQECNGYRKFIVAHPEIYWWHYEHLPAERRCSYEIIPENQPCRLYLDLEYSIELNSEHDGPSMTNILIDIFCMYLLKHWRIICNRYNVINLDSSTNEKFSRHVIFNIRDVAFRDNYHVGRLVKSICMDILDYVSSKEKQHDILTCFDRMQLEGLIVETKKGKRLFVDTAVYTKNRHFRIYKSTKWGKQSNLVVSNDCKYICSSAYNDNELSIFLDSLISYFDTKKGLILLEWSGNCVPNTNCFKDRVQQCSYQESGSACSNFPMLDKYVNNLISPGKIRVCKHYEYAKILVYETVGYRYCENIGRCHKSNNVLWIVNLKNKMIYQKCHDPDCFGFKSQPKQLPEEVYFQIDEEGDTFLSSVITEDIV; encoded by the exons ATGCCATCAAGCATTTTAGGGCCGCCCGACTTTTGGATGAAATTTGATAAACAAGTGGATGCGCTTAACACAGCTTCGAAAGAGAGTAACGATTACAATATGCTTTGCACGTTTGTTTATCAGGAATGTAATGGTTATCGTAAATTCATAGTAGCTCATCCTGAAATATATTGGTGGCATTATGAGCATCTTCCGGCAGAAAGAAGATGCTCTTACGAG ATAATTCCAGAAAATCAGCCTTGTCGATTATATTTGGATTTAGAGTATTCGATCGAACTAAACTCTGAACATGATGGACCGTCTATGACAAAtatattaattgatattttttgcATGTACTTGCTTAAACACTGGCGTATAATATGTAACAGATACAACGTAATCAATCTAGATTCAAGTACTAACGAGAAATTTAGCAGACatgttatatttaatattagagATGTAGCCTTTAGAGATAATTATCATGTTGGTAGATTGGTAAAATCTATATGCATGGATATTTTGGATTATGTTTCATCTAAGGAAAAGCAACACGATATTTTAACCtgctttgatagaatgcaacTTGAAGGATTAATTGTTGaaacaaagaaaggaaaaagactGTTTGTCGACACTGCAGTTTATACTAAGAATAGGCATTTTAGAATATATAAATCCACCAAGTGGGGGAAACAATCAAATCTGGTGGTCTCAAatgattgtaaatatatttgttctAGTGCATATAATGATAACGAATTAAGCATATTTCTAGATTCTTTGATATCGTATTTTGATACGAAGAAAGGCTTGATATTACTGGAATGGTCTGGAAACTGTGTACCAAATACGAATTGTTTTAAGGATAGAGTACAACAATGCAGTTATCAGGAAAGTGGTAGTGCCTGTTCAAACTTTCCAATGTTAGATAAATATGTTAACAATTTAATATCTCCTGGAAAGATACGTGTATGTAAACATTAtgaatatgcaaaaatattgGTCTATGAAACTGTGGGATACAg GTACTGTGAAAATATTGGCAGATGTCATAAAAGTAACAATGTTTTATGGatcgtaaatttaaaaaataaaatgatatatcaGAAATGTCATGATCCAGACTGTTTTGGTTTTAAATCTCAACCAAAACAATTACCAGAGGAAGTTTATTTTCAAATCGACGAGGAAGGTGATACATTTTTGAGTAGTGTCATAACAGAGGACATAGTGTAG
- the LOC126870737 gene encoding DNA-directed primase/polymerase protein-like isoform X1, giving the protein MSGIDFQKFYDNETVEKVEKQETNCERKVSKTWVKKHRKMPSSILGPPDFWMKFDKQVDALNTASKESNDYNMLCTFVYQECNGYRKFIVAHPEIYWWHYEHLPAERRCSYEIIPENQPCRLYLDLEYSIELNSEHDGPSMTNILIDIFCMYLLKHWRIICNRYNVINLDSSTNEKFSRHVIFNIRDVAFRDNYHVGRLVKSICMDILDYVSSKEKQHDILTCFDRMQLEGLIVETKKGKRLFVDTAVYTKNRHFRIYKSTKWGKQSNLVVSNDCKYICSSAYNDNELSIFLDSLISYFDTKKGLILLEWSGNCVPNTNCFKDRVQQCSYQESGSACSNFPMLDKYVNNLISPGKIRVCKHYEYAKILVYETVGYRYCENIGRCHKSNNVLWIVNLKNKMIYQKCHDPDCFGFKSQPKQLPEEVYFQIDEEGDTFLSSVITEDIV; this is encoded by the exons ATGAGCGGAATCgattttcagaaattttacGACAACGAAACGGTCGAGAAGGTGgaaaaacaagaaacaaaTTGTGAGAGAAAGGTATCTAAAACGTGGGTGAAGAAGCATCGAAAAATGCCATCAAGCATTTTAGGGCCGCCCGACTTTTGGATGAAATTTGATAAACAAGTGGATGCGCTTAACACAGCTTCGAAAGAGAGTAACGATTACAATATGCTTTGCACGTTTGTTTATCAGGAATGTAATGGTTATCGTAAATTCATAGTAGCTCATCCTGAAATATATTGGTGGCATTATGAGCATCTTCCGGCAGAAAGAAGATGCTCTTACGAG ATAATTCCAGAAAATCAGCCTTGTCGATTATATTTGGATTTAGAGTATTCGATCGAACTAAACTCTGAACATGATGGACCGTCTATGACAAAtatattaattgatattttttgcATGTACTTGCTTAAACACTGGCGTATAATATGTAACAGATACAACGTAATCAATCTAGATTCAAGTACTAACGAGAAATTTAGCAGACatgttatatttaatattagagATGTAGCCTTTAGAGATAATTATCATGTTGGTAGATTGGTAAAATCTATATGCATGGATATTTTGGATTATGTTTCATCTAAGGAAAAGCAACACGATATTTTAACCtgctttgatagaatgcaacTTGAAGGATTAATTGTTGaaacaaagaaaggaaaaagactGTTTGTCGACACTGCAGTTTATACTAAGAATAGGCATTTTAGAATATATAAATCCACCAAGTGGGGGAAACAATCAAATCTGGTGGTCTCAAatgattgtaaatatatttgttctAGTGCATATAATGATAACGAATTAAGCATATTTCTAGATTCTTTGATATCGTATTTTGATACGAAGAAAGGCTTGATATTACTGGAATGGTCTGGAAACTGTGTACCAAATACGAATTGTTTTAAGGATAGAGTACAACAATGCAGTTATCAGGAAAGTGGTAGTGCCTGTTCAAACTTTCCAATGTTAGATAAATATGTTAACAATTTAATATCTCCTGGAAAGATACGTGTATGTAAACATTAtgaatatgcaaaaatattgGTCTATGAAACTGTGGGATACAg GTACTGTGAAAATATTGGCAGATGTCATAAAAGTAACAATGTTTTATGGatcgtaaatttaaaaaataaaatgatatatcaGAAATGTCATGATCCAGACTGTTTTGGTTTTAAATCTCAACCAAAACAATTACCAGAGGAAGTTTATTTTCAAATCGACGAGGAAGGTGATACATTTTTGAGTAGTGTCATAACAGAGGACATAGTGTAG